From Passer domesticus isolate bPasDom1 chromosome 8, bPasDom1.hap1, whole genome shotgun sequence, a single genomic window includes:
- the LOC135306002 gene encoding olfactory receptor 14J1-like: MFFFLLNLALSDLGSICTTVPKAMHNSLWHTRNISYTACAAQLFFFGYFTSAEFYLLTIMCYNRYVSICKPLHYGSLLGSRACAHMAAAAWASAFLNALMHTANTFSLPLCHGNALGQFFCEVPQILKLSCSKSYLRELALLVFSICLGFGGFVFIVFSYVQIFRAVLRIPSEQGRHKAFSTCLPHLAVITLFMTTLMFAHLKPPSMSYPSRDLALSVLYSVVPPVLNPLIYSLRNQELKAAVWRLMTGGFKEY; encoded by the coding sequence atgttcttcttcctgctcaacctggccctcagtgacctgggctccatctgcaccactgtccccaaagccatgcacaattccctctggcacaccaggaacatctcctacacagcatgtgctgcacagctctttttctttggaTATTTCACTTCAGCAGAGTTTtatctcctgaccatcatgtgctacaaccgctacgtgtccatctgcaaacctcTGCACTACGGGagcctcctgggcagcagagcttgtgcccacatggcagcagctgcctgggccagtgcctttctcaatgctctcatgcacacagccaatacattttctctgcccctgtgccatggaaatgccctgggccagttcttctgtgaggTGCCCCaaatcctcaagctctcctgctccaaatcctacctCAGGGAACTTGCACTTCTTGTGTTTTCCATCTGTTTGGGATTTGGcggttttgtgttcattgttttctcctatgtgcagatcttccgggctgtgctgaggatcccctctgagcagggacggcacaaagccttttccacctgcctcccacACTTGGCTGTGATCACCCTGTTCATGACCACTCTTATGTTTGCCCACCTGAAGCCTCCCTCCATGTCCTACCCATCCcgggatctggccctgtcagttctgtattcggtggtgcctccagtcctaaaccccctcatctacagcctgaggaaccaggagctcaaggctgcagtgtggagactgatgactggaggCTTTAAGGAGTATTAA
- the LOC135306003 gene encoding olfactory receptor 14J1-like, which yields MSNSSSISHFLLLALADTRQLQLLHFCLLLGISLAALLGNGLIISAVACGHHLHTPMFFFLLNLALSHLGSICTTVPKAMHNSLWDTTTISYTACAAQVFLFVFFISAEFCLLTIMCYDRYVSICKPLHYGTLLGSRACAHMAAPAWASAFLNALIHTANTFSLPLCHGNALGQFFCEIPQILKLSCSRSYLREVWFLVFSISFVFGCFVFIVFSYVQIFRAVLRIPSEQGRHKAFSTCLPHLAVVSLFISTAIFAHLKPPSISSPSLDLALSVLYSVVASALNPLIYSLRNQELKNALEKLVTASSEAINSIFCCRAFRM from the coding sequence atgtccaacagcagctccatcagccacttcctcctgctggcattggcagacacgcggcagctgcagctcctgcacttctgcctcttgctgggcatctccctggctgccctcctgggcaacggcctcatcatcagtgccgtagcctgcggccaccacctgcacacacccatgttcttcttcctgctcaacctggccctcagccacctgggctccatctgcaccactgtccccaaagccatgcacaattccctctgggacaccaccaccatctcctacacagcatgtgctgcacaggtttttctgtttgtatttttcatttcagcagagttttgcctcctgaccatcatgtgctacgaccgctacgtgtccatctgcaaacccctgcactacgggaccctcctgggcagcagagcttgtgcccacatggcagcacctgcctgggccagtgcctttctcaatgctctcatccacacagccaatacattttccctgcccctgtgccatggcaatgccctgggccagttcttctgtgaaatcccacagatcctcaagctctcttGCTCACGATCCTACCTCAGGGAAGTTTGGTTTCTTGTGTTTTCCATCTCTTtcgtttttggttgttttgtgttcattgttttctcctatgtgcagatcttcagggctgtgctgaggatcccctctgagcagggacggcacaaagccttttccacctgcctcccacacctggctgtggtctccctGTTCATCAGCACTGCCATATTTGCTCATCTGAAGcctccctccatctcctccccatccctggatctggccctgtcagttctgtactcagtggtggcttcagccctgaaccccctcatctacagcctgaggaaccaggagcttaAGAACGCCCTGGAAAAACTGGTGACTGCATCTTCTGAAGCTATAAACTCTAttttctgctgcagagcctTCAGAATGTAA